In the genome of Hyphomicrobium sp. ghe19, the window TGACGATGGCCCTTCTTCCGGCGAGAGTTCTTGCGGCGGCGCTTCTTGAAAGCGATCAGCTTCGGTCCGCGAGATTGCTTCACAAGCTCGGCGATGACCTTGGCACCCGATACGACCGGTGCGCCGATCGTTACGTCTGCGCCCGAGCCGACCATCAGCACCTGGTCGAACTCGACCTTGGCACCGGCGTCACCCGAT includes:
- the rplU gene encoding 50S ribosomal protein L21 → MYAVIKTGGKQYRVSKDDVVTIERVSGDAGAKVEFDQVLMVGSGADVTIGAPVVSGAKVIAELVKQSRGPKLIAFKKRRRKNSRRKKGHRQDLSVVRITDITGA